A stretch of the Rosa rugosa chromosome 5, drRosRugo1.1, whole genome shotgun sequence genome encodes the following:
- the LOC133710207 gene encoding crocetin glucosyltransferase 3-like: MGFDKEHIVMLPFLAQGHLIPFLALAKQIQHRTGFTITIATTALNAHYLRSAQPNTNIHLAELPFRSEDYGLPPNTENTENIPLNVVGNLFTASQHLEAPTRRLVSDITEKEGKPPLCLISDVFFGWAVNVAKSFGTVNVALSTGGAYGTAAYISIWQHLPHRSVSSEDEEFHLPGFPERCRLTPSHLHPFLRAADGTDSWSRYFQPQISLSMKSFGCICNTIEEIEPFGLEVLRNYLKVPVWSVLASNISSNKYSGKKSGISAEKCIEWLDSHASDSVVYISFGSQNTISASQMIELAKGLEKSGKPFVWVIRPPVGHDLKGEFRPEWLPERFEERMRETKQGLLVHNWASQLEILSHAATRAFVSHCGWNSVVESLSRGVPIIGWPLAAEQAYNSKMLVEEMGVSVELTRGVKSNVEAEEVRRVIELVVAESGEGGEMRRRAGEIMEKIRGAVGEDGEAKGSSLKAIDDFVSELLSQREGRGSKIQ, from the coding sequence ATGGGTTTTGATAAGGAACACATAGTGATGCTACCATTCTTGGCTCAAGGCCATCTGATTCCATTCCTAGCCCTAGCCAAGCAAATCCAGCACAGAACAGGGTTCACCATCACCATCGCCACCACCGCCCTCAACGCCCATTACCTTCGGTCTGCTCAACCCAACACCAACATCCACTTGGCCGAGCTTCCCTTCCGCAGCGAAGACTATGGCCTCCCGCCCAACACAGAGAACACAGAGAACATACCTCTCAACGTAGTCGGAAACCTCTTCACTGCATCGCAACATCTCGAAGCTCCGACTCGCCGCCTTGTCTCGGACATCACCGAAAAGGAAGGAAAGCCGCCGCTTTGCTTAATCTCTGACGTGTTTTTTGGGTGGGCTGTGAATGTAGCGAAAAGCTTCGGCACCGTCAACGTCGCTTTGTCCACCGGTGGGGCTTACGGCACGGCGGCGTACATATCCATCTGGCAACATCTCCCGCATCGTAGTGTGTCTTCAGAAGACGAGGAGTTCCACCTTCCGGGGTTCCCGGAACGGTGTCGTTTGACACCGTCTCACTTGCATCCGTTTTTGAGAGCCGCCGACGGTACTGATTCTTGGTCGAGATATTTCCAGCCGCAGATCTCGCTCTCCATGAAGTCTTTTGGTTGCATATGCAACACCATTGAGGAAATCGAGCCGTTCGGATTGGAAGTGTTGCGAAATTACCTTAAGGTTCCTGTTTGGTCCGTTTTGGCTTCCAATATTTCCAGCAACAAATATTCCGGCAAGAAATCCGGAATTTCGGCTGAGAAATGTATTGAGTGGCTCGACTCGCACGCTTCCGATTCGGTGGTGTATATCTCGTTCGGTTCTCAGAACACGATCAGTGCCTCCCAGATGATAGAATTGGCCAAAGGATTGGAAAAGAGCGGGAAGCCTTTTGTCTGGGTCATAAGGCCGCCGGTGGGTCACGACTTGAAGGGCGAGTTCCGACCGGAGTGGCTGCCGGAGCGTTTCGAGGAGCGAATGAGGGAGACCAAGCAGGGGTTATTGGTGCACAACTGGGCCTCGCAGCTGGAGATTCTGTCGCACGCGGCGACGCGAGCGTTTGTGAGTCACTGCGGGTGGAACTCGGTGGTGGAGAGCTTGAGCAGAGGGGTGCCGATCATCGGGTGGCCGCTGGCGGCGGAGCAGGCGTATAACTCAAAGATGTTGGTGGAGGAGATGGGTGTGAGTGTGGAGCTGACGAGGGGTGTGAAGAGTAATGTGGAGGCGGAGGAGGTGAGGAGAGTGATTGAGTTGGTGGTGGCCGAGAGTGGGGAAGGTGGTGAGATGAGGAGAAGAGCTGGTGAGATTATGGAGAAGATAAGAGGAGCTGTAGGGGAGGATGGTGAAGCAAAGGGGTCTTCCCTTAAAGCTATAGATGATTTTGTTTCTGAACTTCTTTCACAGAGAGAAGGAAGAGGATCCAAAATCCAGTAA